TGGACAAGGCTGCGCACGCCATTACCGGAAAACTGGCCTTCGCGGGCGATGGGCCGCCGTCAGCCATGGTGCATCTGCGCATCCCGGGGAGTCTCACCGTCAAGAGCGTATCCGGCGACGGTTCGCCCGAGCTGACCCCGGATGGCGCCGCCATCCAGTGGAAACAGCCCAAGGGCACAGTTCAATTCACCGCGGCACTGCACTGAATCCTGGCTTCCCAAGAGACTACCGCGCAATAGCACTCACGTTTTCACCGGTTCTTGTTATCACTGCGCTTCTTGATGTAACGGTTCCTCATGCTCCAGAATGCGCCCAACAATGAAACGGGAGCGACGTGATGATCCGTGCGGTTTCGTGCGCCATGGGCATTCTTTGTGTAAGCAGCGCTTGGGCGCAGGATTCCGCATCGGTACTCTCCTTGGCGGGCGAGTGGCGGTTCCAACTCGACCCCGAGAGCAAGGGCATCGTGGGCAAGTGGCAGGACGCCGCGCTCCCCGGCGCGGTGCGGCTGCCGGGTTCGCTGAACGAGCAGGGCATCGGCCGCGCGACCACGGAGGCGCGCGTCGACATCCTCAGTCCGCTCTACGAATACGTGGGCGCGGCGTGGTATCAGCGCGACATCGAAATACCCGAGGCATGGGCCAGCAAGCGCATTACGCTCTTCCTCGAACGGTGCCACTGGGAATCGCAGGCGTGGGTCGACGGCAAGCGTGCGGGCATGCAGGACAGCCTCTGCGCGCCGCATGAGTACGACCTGAGCAACCTATTCACGCCCGGGACGCACCGTATCACGCTGCGCATCGATAACGGGGTCAAGTACGAGGTCGGGCTGCGAGCGCATTCGATTACCGAGCACACGCAGACGAACTGGAACGGCGTCATAGGACGGATCGAACTGCGCGCCACGGACCCGGTCTGGGTCGCGTCCGTGAAGACGTATCCGGACATCTCCGGCAAGTCCGTGCGCATTCACGTGGCCGTGAACAATGCGACGGGCACGGCGGTCACCGGCCGCGTGACGGCGGGGGTTACGGAGAGGCAGGTCACCGCGGAGGTGGCGATTCGACCCGGCGGCACGAAAGAAATCGAGATGACGCTGCCGCTGGGCGCGGATGCGCCGTTGTGGGACGAGTTCTCCCCGGAGTTTTTTGAAATGCGCGTGACGCTCGACGCCGCTGCCGGGGATGCCACGTATCACGATGCAGCTACTGCCACGTTCGGCCTGCGCGAAATCAGCCGCAAGGGCGCACAACTGCTGTTCAACGGGCGTCCCGCGTTCCTGCGCGGCAATCTGGAATGTTGCATCTTCCCCATGACCGGATATCCCGCAATGGACACAGAAGCCTGGGCGCGCATGTTCCGCATCGCGCGCGAATACGGCCTGAACCACGTGCGCTTCCACTCATGGTGTCCGCCCGAGGCCGCCTTCATCGCCGCCGATGAGGCAGGCATCTCCCTGCACGTCGAGACGCCCATCTGGTCGGATCTTGGCAAGAACCCGGCCACGGATGCGTTCATCCACAGAGAGGGCGACCGTATTCTCGACACATACGGGAATCATCCGTCGTTCTGCATGCTCGCCGTCGGCAATGAGCCCAGCGGACCGAAAAAAGACGAGTTCCTCGCAACAATCGTCGCCTGCTGGCAAGAGAAAGACCCGCGGCGCCTGTATACGACCTGCGCGGGCTGGCCGGAACTGTCGGGCAGCGATTACCACGTCGTGCATCAGCGCGGACGCCTCCCCTACCGTCTCCACGGTGGGCCGCTCGCCCCGACGACCGCGTTCGACTACACCGAATGCCTCGCGGGCGCGGACGCGCCGGTCGTCGCGCACGAACTGGGCCAGTGGTGCGTCTATCCGAACTATGCGGAGATTCCCAAGTACACCGGCGCATTGCGCGGGCGCAATCTGGAGACCTTCCGCGCCTCGCTCGACGCGCACCGCATGCTCGACCAGGCGGACCCGTTCTCGAAGGCGTCCGGCGCGCTGCAGACGCTGCTCTGCAAGGCCGACATCGAGGCGGTGCTGCGCACGCCCGGCGCGGGCGGGTTCCAGTTGCTCTCGCTCCAGGATTTTCCGGGCCAGGGCTCGGCGCTGGTCGGTTTTCTCGATGCATTCTGGGATAACAAGGGATACGTCACGCCGGAGGCGTTCCGCGAGTTCTGCTCCGAATGCGTACCGCTGCTGCGTCTCGACAAATACGTCTGGACCACGGACGAGATCTTTCATGCCAGCGCGGAAATCGCCAACTTCGGGCGCGCCCCAATCACGGACATCACGCCCCAATGGCGCATTCATTACGCCGATGGCCGTGACTTCATTGCGGGCGCGCTTCCCACGCGCGCGATTCCAATTGGCAACGGCATTCCTCTGGGCGAGTTCGGGTGCAGCTTGGCGGACGTGGAAGCCCCCGCAAAACTGACCATCGTCGTCTCGCTGCCGGGCACGCCGCACAAGAACCACTGGAACCTGTGGGTTTACCCGGTGCCGCGACCCGCGCTCGACACGAGCGGCGTGCTCGTCGCGCGCGTGTTCGATGAAGAGGTGCGGCGCGCGCTCATGGACGGCGGCACGGTGCTGCTGTACCCGGAGCAACTGCCGCCGCGCACAGCCGTGAAGAGCGCGTTCGAGCCCATCTTCTGGAACACGCAGTGGTTCCCGGGCCAGCGCCGCCAGCTTGGCGTCCTGTGCGACCCGGCGCACCCGGCGTTCGCGTTCTTTCCGAACGATGGGCACACCGATTGGCAGTGGTGGGGCCTGTTGAACGGCAGCACGGTCATGAACCTCGACAGCCTGCCTGCGGCATTCCGGCCATTGGTGCAGGTCATCGACGACTGGAATACGAACCGTAAACTCGGCGCGGTGTTCGAGGCCGGTGTTGACGCAGGAAAACTGCTTGTTTGCTCGCTGGGCAGTCCCGGGACCGCGCCCGACGCGGCTGCCGCGTGGTTCCACGAAAGCCTGATGCGATACGCGCGGTCCGATGCGTTCAGACCGGCCAACACCCTTGCCATGGAGACAGTCAAAGTCCTGT
Above is a genomic segment from Candidatus Hydrogenedentota bacterium containing:
- a CDS encoding discoidin domain-containing protein — translated: MIRAVSCAMGILCVSSAWAQDSASVLSLAGEWRFQLDPESKGIVGKWQDAALPGAVRLPGSLNEQGIGRATTEARVDILSPLYEYVGAAWYQRDIEIPEAWASKRITLFLERCHWESQAWVDGKRAGMQDSLCAPHEYDLSNLFTPGTHRITLRIDNGVKYEVGLRAHSITEHTQTNWNGVIGRIELRATDPVWVASVKTYPDISGKSVRIHVAVNNATGTAVTGRVTAGVTERQVTAEVAIRPGGTKEIEMTLPLGADAPLWDEFSPEFFEMRVTLDAAAGDATYHDAATATFGLREISRKGAQLLFNGRPAFLRGNLECCIFPMTGYPAMDTEAWARMFRIAREYGLNHVRFHSWCPPEAAFIAADEAGISLHVETPIWSDLGKNPATDAFIHREGDRILDTYGNHPSFCMLAVGNEPSGPKKDEFLATIVACWQEKDPRRLYTTCAGWPELSGSDYHVVHQRGRLPYRLHGGPLAPTTAFDYTECLAGADAPVVAHELGQWCVYPNYAEIPKYTGALRGRNLETFRASLDAHRMLDQADPFSKASGALQTLLCKADIEAVLRTPGAGGFQLLSLQDFPGQGSALVGFLDAFWDNKGYVTPEAFREFCSECVPLLRLDKYVWTTDEIFHASAEIANFGRAPITDITPQWRIHYADGRDFIAGALPTRAIPIGNGIPLGEFGCSLADVEAPAKLTIVVSLPGTPHKNHWNLWVYPVPRPALDTSGVLVARVFDEEVRRALMDGGTVLLYPEQLPPRTAVKSAFEPIFWNTQWFPGQRRQLGVLCDPAHPAFAFFPNDGHTDWQWWGLLNGSTVMNLDSLPAAFRPLVQVIDDWNTNRKLGAVFEAGVDAGKLLVCSLGSPGTAPDAAAAWFHESLMRYARSDAFRPANTLAMETVKVLFEPPEFAVVKVDSEISGYEGINAADGDPKSIWHTPWQRGFPKYPHEIQIKFAKPRVIGGLRLLPRQDVANGFIREYELYVGNDGETWGRPAAAGTLENGPESKEIRLHTPVEGQYLRFVALSGHGNDCFAAIAELQPVFAE